From a region of the Pseudomonadaceae bacterium SI-3 genome:
- a CDS encoding cellulase has translation MPAMALATLLGLFPVGDAYAANAVDTSASSLSYSALVNKFTNSYWQNGSWRASAGVSVAATQQNMTAFRVGTSVRTADGQIRTVTALKPASGALTVFMNGPVLDGNLVGYPNRLRVSTVASTLPVPASPSPAPVASPSHAALINKFTNSYWLNGSWRASAGVSVAATAQNKAAFVVGASVRTADGQVRTITSVKPASGALTVFMDGPVLDGNRIGYPNKLSLVAAPVILPAAPSAPIAEVTLPAIEPVRLVGVALSGAAFGPSVLPGKHGTNYIYPAESYYKKYAEQGLKLVRLPFLWERIQPKLDTELDTAQLALLTQSLDFAHKHGVKVVLDMHNYYRYYRQPIGSETVSIQSFANTWKRIALKVGKHPALSGYGLMNEPNTKGLWPQAALAAAKEIRKVDRTNWIYVAGDRFSSAWHWPQSNTQLIADPWMRDPNNNLIFEAHMYLDRDTSGMYVDKTETFAPELGINRAKPFVDWLRTNNLRGFIGEMGVPKYAPDAIVAMDNLLGYLRENCVPLTYWAGGPWWGNYILALDVAGGAEQPQLAVLRKHAATPNSCAAIGEPL, from the coding sequence ATGCCTGCAATGGCCCTGGCCACGCTGTTGGGCTTGTTCCCTGTAGGCGACGCTTACGCTGCTAATGCCGTGGATACGAGCGCGTCGAGCCTGTCTTACTCGGCATTGGTCAATAAGTTCACCAACAGCTACTGGCAGAACGGCTCCTGGCGCGCCTCGGCAGGCGTTTCGGTCGCCGCGACTCAACAGAACATGACAGCGTTTCGAGTCGGCACCTCGGTGCGTACGGCAGATGGGCAGATTCGCACGGTCACCGCGCTCAAACCGGCCAGCGGCGCCCTGACCGTATTCATGAATGGTCCGGTGCTCGACGGCAATCTGGTCGGTTATCCCAACAGGCTCCGCGTGAGCACCGTGGCGAGCACGCTACCCGTGCCAGCCTCGCCGAGCCCCGCGCCGGTTGCCTCGCCGAGCCATGCGGCGCTGATCAACAAATTCACCAACAGCTACTGGCTGAACGGCTCCTGGCGTGCGTCGGCAGGCGTTTCGGTCGCCGCGACCGCACAGAACAAGGCGGCCTTCGTAGTTGGCGCATCGGTACGTACGGCCGACGGTCAGGTGCGCACCATCACCTCGGTAAAGCCCGCCAGCGGCGCCCTTACGGTGTTTATGGATGGCCCAGTGCTCGATGGCAATCGCATTGGTTATCCGAACAAACTCAGCCTGGTAGCGGCTCCGGTCATCCTGCCCGCCGCGCCTTCGGCGCCGATTGCGGAGGTCACGCTGCCGGCAATCGAGCCGGTACGCCTTGTCGGTGTTGCGCTGTCTGGCGCCGCCTTCGGTCCTTCGGTCTTGCCGGGAAAACACGGGACCAATTACATCTATCCAGCCGAGTCCTACTACAAGAAATACGCCGAGCAGGGTTTGAAGCTGGTGCGTCTGCCTTTTCTCTGGGAGCGCATACAGCCGAAGCTGGACACCGAGCTCGACACTGCGCAACTGGCACTGCTCACCCAATCGCTCGACTTTGCCCACAAGCATGGCGTGAAGGTCGTGTTGGACATGCATAACTACTATCGTTACTACCGCCAGCCGATAGGTTCCGAAACGGTATCGATCCAGTCGTTCGCCAATACCTGGAAGCGTATCGCGCTGAAAGTCGGCAAACATCCGGCACTCAGCGGCTACGGTCTGATGAACGAGCCGAACACCAAAGGGCTCTGGCCGCAAGCTGCGCTGGCGGCCGCCAAGGAAATCCGCAAGGTCGACCGCACTAACTGGATCTACGTTGCCGGAGATCGGTTCTCCAGCGCCTGGCACTGGCCGCAATCAAACACCCAGCTCATCGCCGATCCCTGGATGCGCGACCCGAACAATAACCTGATCTTCGAAGCCCACATGTACCTCGACCGGGATACGTCGGGGATGTATGTGGACAAGACCGAAACCTTCGCACCGGAGCTCGGCATCAATCGCGCCAAACCCTTCGTGGACTGGCTGAGGACCAACAACCTGCGCGGCTTCATCGGCGAGATGGGCGTGCCGAAGTATGCGCCCGACGCGATCGTCGCGATGGATAACCTGCTCGGCTATCTGCGCGAGAACTGCGTTCCGCTGACCTACTGGGCCGGTGGTCCATGGTGGGGCAACTACATCCTTGCACTCGACGTAGCGGGCGGCGCGGAGCAGCCGCAGCTAGCGGTGCTGAGAAAGCATGCCGCGACTCCGAACAGCTGCGCAGCCATTGGCGAACCGCTGTAA
- a CDS encoding alkaline phosphatase: MSPTRLTSARAWLDRLDKSRHAMPLLFVASMMETLLIPIPIEVILIPWMLCHADRKWRIATVALAGNLTAATLGYYLGVFAMDQWGDTLVGLFGGQEAYDAFDQQFREDGFTAILAIGIIPIPFQIAVLVAGASAYPIFLFLAAACLARGARYYGLALLIAVAGKAALDIWNRHAKPIGIAGLVLFAVWLWFKLAP, translated from the coding sequence ATGTCCCCAACCCGCCTGACCTCCGCACGTGCCTGGCTCGATCGCCTTGATAAGTCGCGTCACGCCATGCCGCTGCTGTTTGTAGCGTCCATGATGGAGACGCTGCTCATCCCGATTCCCATCGAGGTGATTCTCATCCCCTGGATGCTCTGTCACGCCGACCGTAAATGGCGGATCGCAACGGTCGCGCTGGCTGGAAATCTCACGGCCGCCACGCTGGGTTACTACCTGGGTGTATTCGCGATGGATCAGTGGGGCGATACGCTGGTTGGACTGTTTGGTGGACAGGAAGCCTACGACGCGTTTGATCAGCAGTTCCGGGAGGATGGGTTCACCGCGATCCTGGCGATTGGCATCATCCCGATCCCCTTCCAGATCGCCGTGCTCGTGGCGGGCGCCAGCGCCTACCCGATCTTTCTGTTTCTGGCGGCCGCCTGTCTCGCCCGGGGTGCCCGTTACTACGGCCTTGCATTGTTGATCGCGGTGGCGGGCAAAGCAGCATTGGATATCTGGAATCGCCATGCCAAGCCGATAGGCATCGCCGGGCTCGTATTATTTGCGGTGTGGCTGTGGTTCAAGTTGGCGCCCTGA
- a CDS encoding MFS transporter has translation MLINMLSIGSLMMVMPLGPDLVRELGMEASHVGYISGGATLAAALSGFVSAPWLDRFDRKRALITLLVLRFALLLSCAWATGPSQLIAIFVLSGLVAGPMGAILMATMLDLIPPAERGRQLAYVGMGFSLAAILIIPLALECSIRWNWTAPFFLLGGTGLLLALLCQLLLPKPAVVERPKASVRSLLGSRLCLVALGITSLQMFGHFLLVPHFATYFEFNLDFPRPHLGLLYLLGGVASLAAMRIGGAWIDRGSAVTVVLVSSGCLSLVTLLGFAAPVGISLYVIFTLFMALSAVRTNSTMTIAAGVPHAHQRAAFMAFQGTVSNVAAGLGSLFSARYLSEGPQHQVIGFEHLAAFYAVAGVVAGIGVLYLLHGIRQRDMCLTSTKQQAG, from the coding sequence ATGCTGATCAACATGCTGTCCATTGGCAGCCTGATGATGGTCATGCCGCTTGGGCCGGACCTCGTGCGCGAGCTCGGCATGGAGGCCAGCCACGTTGGCTACATCAGCGGCGGCGCAACCTTGGCTGCCGCGCTAAGTGGGTTCGTCAGTGCACCCTGGCTGGATCGTTTCGACCGCAAGCGCGCGCTGATCACCCTCCTCGTCCTGCGATTTGCCCTGCTGCTGAGCTGTGCCTGGGCGACCGGCCCCAGCCAGCTGATCGCAATCTTCGTGCTGTCCGGCCTGGTGGCGGGTCCGATGGGCGCGATTCTGATGGCCACCATGCTCGACCTGATACCGCCTGCGGAGCGTGGCCGTCAGCTTGCCTATGTCGGGATGGGCTTTTCACTCGCCGCGATTCTGATCATTCCGCTGGCCTTGGAATGTTCGATTCGCTGGAACTGGACGGCACCTTTTTTCCTGTTGGGCGGGACGGGGCTGCTGCTGGCGCTGCTGTGCCAGTTGTTGCTGCCCAAGCCCGCGGTCGTGGAACGGCCAAAAGCCTCGGTCCGATCGCTGTTGGGTTCGCGCCTCTGCCTGGTCGCACTCGGCATCACGTCATTGCAGATGTTTGGGCACTTCCTACTGGTGCCCCATTTCGCCACTTACTTTGAATTCAACCTGGATTTTCCGCGCCCGCATCTGGGTCTGCTGTATCTGCTCGGCGGCGTCGCCAGCCTTGCGGCCATGCGGATTGGCGGCGCCTGGATCGATCGCGGCAGCGCGGTAACAGTGGTGCTTGTCAGCAGCGGCTGCCTCTCGCTGGTGACCTTGCTTGGGTTCGCCGCACCGGTGGGCATCTCCCTCTACGTCATCTTCACGCTGTTCATGGCGCTGAGTGCCGTGCGTACCAACAGCACCATGACCATTGCCGCCGGCGTTCCCCATGCTCACCAACGCGCAGCATTCATGGCGTTTCAGGGAACGGTTTCGAATGTCGCAGCCGGACTCGGCAGTTTGTTTTCAGCGCGCTATCTGAGCGAAGGGCCTCAACACCAAGTGATCGGCTTCGAACACCTAGCCGCCTTCTATGCAGTAGCGGGCGTCGTGGCGGGTATCGGCGTGCTTTATCTGCTTCATGGCATCAGACAGCGCGACATGTGCCTCACCTCAACCAAACAACAGGCGGGCTAA
- a CDS encoding endonuclease: MTEEILLAATGLLVVLTFLPLWKNPVWWVRGLDFPRLQLCVLAFALLLAQALLLSYAKPLQVLISALSILCLAYQAWWIIPYTRLWRPEVKTAVPAREKPRIRVMAANVLTPNRQTDKLKALVREHRPDILVTLETDQWWEDQLEELSDEYPYSCRCPLDNLYGMHVWSRLPLENAETRFLVEDDVPSMHAKVRLNDQLAIRMHFLHPAPPSPTENDESTERDVELLVVAESVRDDLEDIPVIVTGDLNDVAWSPNTRLFRKISGLLDPRVGRGMVNSFHAQHWFLRWPLDHLFHSHHFQLVRIQRLPEFGSDHFPVLVELQYDPAPEQQSLQGDAEDEDEAEEKIRKEGVSESDVPEPEKH; encoded by the coding sequence ATGACGGAAGAAATCCTGTTGGCAGCGACTGGTCTGCTGGTCGTGCTGACTTTTCTACCACTCTGGAAGAACCCCGTCTGGTGGGTACGCGGGCTCGATTTCCCCCGCTTGCAACTGTGCGTACTCGCCTTTGCATTGCTATTGGCCCAGGCGCTATTGCTGTCTTACGCCAAACCGCTTCAAGTTCTGATCAGTGCTCTGTCGATCCTGTGCCTTGCCTACCAGGCCTGGTGGATCATTCCCTACACCCGTCTGTGGCGTCCCGAGGTAAAGACCGCTGTCCCTGCCCGCGAAAAACCCCGCATACGCGTTATGGCGGCGAACGTCCTGACGCCGAACCGCCAGACCGACAAGCTCAAAGCGCTGGTCCGCGAGCACCGCCCCGATATCTTGGTGACGCTCGAAACTGACCAATGGTGGGAGGATCAACTCGAGGAACTGAGCGATGAATACCCCTACTCCTGCCGGTGCCCGCTGGACAACCTTTACGGCATGCATGTCTGGTCCCGTTTGCCGTTGGAAAATGCGGAAACCCGTTTCCTCGTCGAAGACGATGTGCCGTCGATGCACGCCAAGGTCCGTCTGAATGATCAGTTGGCGATCCGCATGCACTTCCTGCACCCCGCCCCGCCTAGCCCCACGGAAAACGACGAATCAACCGAGCGCGACGTCGAACTGCTGGTAGTAGCCGAGAGCGTTCGGGACGATCTGGAAGACATTCCGGTCATCGTCACCGGCGACCTCAACGATGTAGCCTGGTCACCCAACACACGACTGTTTCGCAAGATCAGCGGATTGCTGGACCCACGCGTCGGTCGCGGTATGGTCAACAGTTTCCACGCTCAGCACTGGTTTCTCCGCTGGCCGCTGGATCACTTGTTTCATAGCCATCACTTCCAGCTGGTACGCATCCAACGCCTGCCCGAGTTCGGTTCCGACCATTTTCCTGTATTGGTCGAATTGCAATATGACCCAGCGCCCGAACAACAGAGCCTGCAGGGCGACGCAGAAGATGAAGATGAGGCGGAGGAAAAGATCCGCAAAGAAGGGGTCAGCGAGTCCGACGTGCCGGAGCCGGAAAAACACTGA
- a CDS encoding aminotransferase, which yields MSELYPRVDPDGLIEYSVVYTDRSLNHMSRSFQSVMNDISSTLKSVYNAHSVAVVPGSGTFGMEAVARQLAHDRNCLVIRNGWFSYRWTQIFDMGRIPAQSTVLKARPLDQTAQAAFTPPPIDEVVASISTNKPDLVFAPHVETSSGIILPDDYLRAIGDAVHAVGGLFVLDCIASGALWVDMQASGVDVLISAPQKGWSASPCCALVMLSEAAQARVEATQSSSFACDLKKWLQIMQAYEQGGHAYHATMPSDALARFRDVMLETRDYGFETVRAQQLELGQRVRSLLAQKGFKSVAAPGFEAPGVVVCYTDDAGIKNGSKFAAQGLQIAAGVPLQCDEPADFQTFRMGLFGLEKLKNVDRTIDILQGALEQIVAG from the coding sequence ATGTCGGAGCTATACCCTCGCGTTGATCCCGATGGGCTGATCGAATACTCGGTCGTCTACACGGACCGATCGCTGAACCACATGTCCCGGTCGTTCCAGAGCGTGATGAACGACATCTCCAGCACGCTGAAATCTGTCTACAACGCCCACTCAGTCGCAGTGGTGCCGGGCAGCGGCACCTTTGGAATGGAAGCGGTGGCACGTCAGCTGGCCCACGACCGCAACTGCCTGGTGATTCGCAACGGCTGGTTCAGCTATCGATGGACGCAGATATTCGACATGGGCCGGATTCCGGCGCAGTCCACCGTGCTCAAGGCGCGACCACTGGATCAGACTGCGCAAGCTGCGTTCACACCGCCGCCTATAGATGAAGTGGTCGCCAGCATTTCCACCAACAAGCCGGACCTGGTATTTGCTCCCCATGTGGAAACCTCGTCCGGGATCATCCTGCCGGATGACTACCTGCGCGCAATCGGCGACGCCGTGCATGCGGTGGGTGGGCTGTTCGTACTTGATTGCATTGCCTCCGGTGCGCTCTGGGTTGATATGCAGGCGAGCGGCGTGGACGTGCTGATCAGCGCGCCTCAAAAAGGCTGGAGCGCTTCACCCTGTTGCGCACTGGTGATGCTCAGCGAGGCTGCCCAGGCACGCGTCGAGGCGACTCAGAGCAGCAGCTTCGCCTGCGACCTGAAGAAATGGCTGCAGATCATGCAGGCCTACGAGCAGGGCGGTCACGCCTATCACGCCACCATGCCGAGCGACGCCTTGGCGCGCTTTCGCGATGTCATGCTGGAAACTCGAGACTACGGATTTGAAACCGTTCGTGCGCAGCAGCTGGAGCTTGGGCAGCGTGTCCGATCATTGCTGGCGCAGAAGGGCTTCAAGAGCGTGGCTGCCCCTGGGTTCGAAGCGCCTGGCGTGGTGGTCTGTTACACCGACGATGCTGGCATCAAGAACGGCAGCAAATTTGCCGCACAAGGTCTGCAGATTGCCGCCGGTGTCCCGCTGCAGTGTGATGAGCCTGCGGACTTCCAGACCTTCCGCATGGGGCTGTTTGGCCTCGAGAAGCTGAAAAACGTCGATCGGACTATCGATATCTTGCAGGGCGCCCTCGAGCAGATCGTCGCCGGCTAG
- the putA gene encoding trifunctional transcriptional regulator/proline dehydrogenase/L-glutamate gamma-semialdehyde dehydrogenase (proline utilization protein A; multifunctional protein that functions in proline catabolism in the first two enzymatic steps resulting in the conversion of proline to glutamate; in Escherichai coli this protein also self-regulates transcription via a DNA-binding domain at the N-terminus; forms dimers and is a peripherally membrane-associated protein) has protein sequence MVTSTLGITLDEATRDRLEDAARRIERPPQWVIEQALLRYLEEVERDTSPPEAEAVSHVGEDQTANLVPGSQPFIEFAQSILPQSVLRAAITAAYRRPEPEALPMLLEQARLSPEKAEATRRLALRIAEKLRNQKSAGGRQGLVQGLLQEFSLSSQEGVALMCLAEALLRVPDRGTRDALIRDKISTGNWQPHLGNSQSVFVNAATWGLMLTGRLVATHNETSLSSSLNRLIGKGGEPLIRKGVDMAMRLMGEQFVTGETINEALTNAQTMEAKGFRYSYDMLGEAALTAADARRYLASYEQAIHSIGMASRGRGIYEGPGISIKLSALHPRYSRAQYDRVMDELYPVLVSLTELARRYDIGINIDAEEADRLELSLELLERLCFEPSLADWNGIGFVIQAYQKRCPYTVDFLIDLAKRSHHRLMIRLVKGAYWDSEIKLAQLNGLEGYPVYTRKAYTDVSFIACARKLLAAPEAIYPQFATHNAHTLAAVYHLAGQNYYPGQYEFQCLHGMGEPLYEQVVGKEDGRLNRPCRIYAPVGSHETLLAYLVRRLLENGANTSFVNRIADKSISLEELVADPVTTVEQMFASEGTLGLPHPRIPLPQHLYGPGRLNACGLDLSNEQRLASLSSALLAGARQRLTAAPLLGCDAVSTNSAAPLLNPADHRDTVGHVQEASEADVDNALRCALDCASAWRSTPPAERAAALAKAADLMEQRMQQLLGVLIREAGKSYANAIAEVREAVDFLRFYGAEVRDNFHNDTHVPLGPVVCISPWNFPLAIFTGQICAALGAGNTVLAKPAEQTPLIAMLGVQILHEAGIPKGALQLLPGRGETVGAQLVADERIRGVMFTGSTAVASILQRSIAGRLDERGRSIPLIAETGGQNAMIVDSSALAEQVVMDVMASAFDSAGQRCSALRVFCIQEDVAERVIGMLKGAMAEARMGNPQRLSVDVGPVIDSEARDTIERHLQAMRDKGRRVHQLARVDEKECAHGTFVTPTLIELERLDELQQEVFGPVLHVLRYRRTEMDQLLDQINAAGYGLTLGVHTRIDETIAKVIERAKVGNLYVNRNIVGAVVGVQPFGGEGLSGTGPKAGGPLYLYRLLSERPHDALLRALNFGGTQTLPEVRRAPAQADAARQFQDWARQTGREAIAALCERYANQSQSGTTRLLNGPTGERNSYSLLPREHVLCLADDEGDLMIQLAAVLAVGTEAVLPDVPPARALHASLPQTVQARITLTSDWTSDATRFDLVLYHGGPDQLLDVSQRLSQRSGPIVGVQGMASGDTDIPLERLLIERALSINTAAAGGNASLMTIG, from the coding sequence ATGGTCACCAGCACACTCGGCATCACGCTCGACGAGGCAACTCGCGATCGACTCGAGGACGCAGCCAGACGGATCGAGCGCCCGCCACAGTGGGTGATCGAGCAGGCACTGCTCCGCTACCTCGAGGAGGTCGAACGCGACACGAGTCCGCCCGAGGCCGAGGCGGTGTCGCACGTCGGGGAGGATCAAACGGCCAATCTTGTTCCTGGCAGCCAGCCGTTCATCGAATTTGCACAGAGCATTCTGCCGCAGTCGGTGCTCCGCGCAGCCATCACCGCTGCCTATCGCCGCCCTGAGCCGGAGGCGTTGCCGATGCTATTGGAGCAGGCGCGGCTGTCGCCGGAAAAGGCCGAAGCGACCCGCCGGCTTGCGCTACGCATCGCCGAGAAGCTGCGCAACCAGAAAAGCGCCGGTGGGCGGCAAGGCCTGGTGCAGGGGTTGCTACAGGAATTCTCATTGTCATCCCAGGAAGGCGTCGCCTTAATGTGCCTGGCTGAGGCCTTGCTGAGAGTGCCGGACAGGGGCACTCGGGATGCGTTGATTCGCGACAAGATCAGCACCGGCAACTGGCAACCGCACCTGGGCAACAGCCAGTCGGTATTCGTGAACGCCGCCACCTGGGGTTTGATGCTCACCGGCCGGCTGGTCGCCACGCATAACGAAACCAGCCTTTCATCATCACTGAACCGCCTGATCGGCAAAGGTGGCGAGCCGCTCATCCGCAAGGGCGTGGACATGGCGATGCGGTTGATGGGCGAGCAGTTCGTCACAGGCGAAACCATCAACGAAGCGCTGACCAATGCCCAAACCATGGAAGCCAAAGGGTTCAGATATTCCTACGACATGCTTGGCGAAGCTGCGCTCACCGCCGCAGATGCGCGGCGCTATCTGGCCTCGTACGAACAGGCGATCCATTCCATCGGCATGGCTTCGCGCGGTCGTGGCATTTACGAGGGCCCAGGCATCTCGATCAAACTGTCGGCTCTACACCCGCGCTACAGCCGTGCGCAGTACGACCGGGTGATGGATGAGCTCTACCCTGTCCTGGTGTCACTGACTGAACTGGCGCGGCGCTATGACATTGGCATCAACATCGATGCCGAGGAAGCGGATCGCCTTGAGTTGTCCCTGGAACTACTCGAACGGCTTTGCTTCGAGCCGTCATTGGCCGACTGGAACGGCATCGGTTTCGTCATCCAGGCTTACCAGAAGCGCTGCCCCTATACCGTGGATTTCCTGATCGATCTGGCCAAGCGCAGCCACCATCGGTTGATGATCCGCCTGGTCAAGGGCGCTTACTGGGACAGCGAGATCAAGCTGGCGCAGCTCAATGGCCTTGAGGGCTATCCGGTCTATACGCGCAAGGCCTATACCGACGTGTCGTTCATTGCTTGCGCGCGCAAGCTGCTTGCCGCGCCCGAAGCCATCTATCCGCAATTCGCCACACACAATGCGCATACCCTGGCCGCGGTTTATCACCTGGCCGGGCAGAACTACTACCCCGGTCAATATGAATTCCAGTGCCTGCACGGCATGGGCGAGCCGCTTTACGAGCAGGTCGTGGGCAAAGAGGACGGACGTCTCAACCGGCCCTGCCGCATCTATGCTCCCGTTGGCAGCCACGAAACCCTGTTGGCCTATCTGGTCCGCCGGCTGCTGGAAAACGGCGCCAATACCTCCTTCGTCAACCGCATCGCAGACAAGAGCATCTCGCTCGAAGAGCTTGTCGCAGACCCGGTGACGACGGTTGAACAGATGTTCGCCTCGGAAGGCACACTCGGCCTGCCGCACCCCCGGATTCCGCTGCCCCAGCACCTGTATGGGCCCGGTCGGCTCAACGCCTGCGGGCTTGATCTGTCCAACGAGCAACGGCTGGCCTCGCTTTCGTCCGCCTTGCTTGCCGGGGCACGCCAACGCCTGACTGCTGCTCCACTACTCGGCTGTGACGCCGTTTCGACGAATTCCGCCGCGCCCTTGCTCAACCCAGCTGATCATCGGGATACGGTCGGTCACGTTCAGGAAGCCAGCGAAGCGGATGTCGACAATGCCCTGCGCTGCGCCCTCGACTGCGCCAGCGCTTGGAGAAGCACCCCGCCCGCAGAGCGCGCAGCTGCATTAGCAAAGGCCGCGGATCTGATGGAACAGCGCATGCAACAGCTGCTGGGAGTACTTATCCGCGAAGCAGGTAAGTCATACGCCAACGCCATTGCGGAAGTGCGCGAAGCCGTCGATTTTCTGCGTTTCTACGGCGCCGAAGTGCGCGACAACTTCCACAACGACACCCATGTACCACTTGGCCCGGTGGTCTGCATCAGCCCGTGGAATTTCCCTCTTGCGATCTTCACTGGACAGATCTGCGCCGCGCTGGGCGCCGGCAATACCGTACTGGCCAAGCCGGCGGAGCAAACACCCTTGATTGCCATGCTGGGCGTGCAGATCTTGCATGAAGCTGGCATTCCCAAGGGCGCGCTGCAGCTGCTGCCAGGGCGCGGCGAAACCGTCGGTGCCCAGCTGGTCGCTGACGAACGTATCCGCGGCGTGATGTTCACCGGTTCCACAGCTGTCGCCTCGATCTTGCAACGCAGCATCGCCGGTCGCCTGGACGAGCGTGGACGTAGCATTCCGTTGATCGCCGAAACCGGCGGTCAGAACGCGATGATCGTTGACTCCTCAGCGTTGGCCGAACAAGTCGTCATGGATGTGATGGCGTCGGCCTTCGACAGCGCCGGTCAACGCTGCTCCGCCTTGCGGGTGTTTTGCATACAGGAAGATGTCGCTGAACGAGTCATCGGCATGCTCAAGGGCGCGATGGCCGAAGCACGCATGGGTAATCCGCAGCGCCTGTCAGTGGATGTAGGCCCGGTCATTGATAGTGAAGCGCGCGACACCATCGAGCGCCACTTGCAGGCCATGCGCGACAAAGGCCGACGCGTGCATCAGTTGGCCCGTGTCGACGAGAAGGAATGCGCGCATGGCACCTTCGTGACGCCCACGCTGATCGAACTCGAACGTCTTGACGAGCTGCAGCAGGAAGTCTTCGGCCCGGTGCTGCACGTATTGCGCTATCGCCGCACGGAGATGGACCAACTTCTGGACCAGATCAACGCGGCGGGCTACGGATTGACCTTGGGTGTGCATACCCGCATCGATGAAACCATCGCCAAGGTCATCGAACGTGCCAAGGTCGGCAACCTCTACGTCAACCGCAACATTGTTGGCGCAGTAGTAGGGGTGCAGCCGTTCGGTGGTGAAGGCCTTTCCGGTACCGGACCCAAGGCTGGCGGCCCGCTGTATCTGTATCGCCTGCTATCGGAGCGGCCACACGACGCGCTGTTGCGCGCACTGAACTTCGGCGGTACGCAGACGCTACCCGAGGTGCGTCGCGCCCCCGCCCAGGCCGACGCCGCCCGGCAGTTCCAGGACTGGGCTCGGCAAACCGGCCGGGAAGCAATTGCTGCCCTCTGTGAGCGCTACGCCAACCAATCCCAGAGCGGTACCACTCGCTTGCTCAACGGCCCAACCGGTGAGCGCAACAGCTACAGCCTGCTGCCACGCGAGCATGTGCTGTGTCTGGCAGACGATGAAGGTGACCTGATGATCCAGCTGGCGGCGGTATTGGCCGTTGGCACCGAGGCCGTGCTACCGGATGTCCCGCCGGCGCGAGCGCTTCACGCCTCGCTCCCTCAGACGGTCCAAGCCAGGATCACCTTGACCTCGGACTGGACCAGCGACGCGACGCGTTTCGATTTGGTGCTGTACCACGGCGGGCCCGACCAGCTGCTCGACGTCAGCCAGCGGCTGTCGCAACGCAGCGGTCCGATTGTCGGTGTGCAGGGAATGGCCAGCGGCGATACCGACATTCCTCTGGAGCGGCTGTTGATTGAGCGCGCGTTGAGCATCAATACCGCTGCGGCGGGCGGCAATGCGAGTCTGATGACCATCGGCTGA
- the uvdE gene encoding UV DNA damage repair endonuclease UvsE, giving the protein MYRIGFACMYRHPSHSESLKELEAIERTFNPRATTLRWLNSVSQEVAREKLNDIIEHNLAAQVRLIDYVSTLPEPLRMLRLSSDLLPFYSHPEVADFYRQADVRNAIETGFAQIGERARALGIRLSLHPGQYCVLASDKPQVVENSLAEFEYHADMIRMMGFGRQFQDFKCNVHIAGRLGVEGIRSIWPRLSQEARHCITFENEEKTYGVDDCLQLADLAPVVLDIHHCWINEDRYIDPHDPRVARIIDSWHGVRPTMHYSQPPERLMEMGFSADEKMEMPALLETLSKRDLYSHSKRMWNRWTNLYAREFLDRFDMMFEAKDKNLATLDYYREYLERRAA; this is encoded by the coding sequence ATGTACAGAATCGGTTTCGCCTGCATGTACCGCCATCCCAGCCACAGCGAATCGCTAAAGGAGCTGGAAGCAATCGAGCGCACTTTCAATCCGCGCGCGACCACGCTGCGCTGGCTCAACAGCGTGTCGCAGGAGGTAGCGCGGGAAAAGCTGAACGACATCATCGAGCACAACCTGGCGGCGCAGGTTCGGCTGATCGATTACGTCAGCACACTGCCGGAGCCGCTGCGCATGCTGCGTCTGAGCAGCGATCTGTTGCCCTTCTACAGCCATCCGGAGGTGGCGGATTTCTATCGCCAGGCGGACGTGCGTAACGCGATCGAAACGGGCTTCGCACAGATCGGCGAGCGAGCCAGAGCCTTGGGCATTCGCCTGTCGCTGCACCCCGGCCAGTATTGTGTGCTGGCTTCGGACAAGCCTCAGGTGGTGGAAAACAGCCTGGCGGAATTTGAGTATCACGCCGACATGATCCGGATGATGGGCTTCGGCCGGCAGTTCCAGGACTTCAAGTGCAACGTGCACATCGCAGGTCGCCTGGGCGTCGAAGGCATTCGTTCGATATGGCCACGGTTATCGCAGGAAGCGCGCCACTGCATCACCTTCGAGAACGAGGAGAAGACCTACGGCGTCGATGATTGCCTGCAGCTCGCCGACCTGGCGCCCGTGGTGCTGGATATCCACCACTGCTGGATCAACGAAGACCGGTATATCGACCCACACGACCCACGCGTGGCGCGCATTATCGACAGCTGGCACGGCGTAAGGCCAACCATGCACTATTCGCAGCCGCCGGAGCGACTGATGGAAATGGGCTTTTCCGCCGATGAGAAAATGGAGATGCCAGCCCTCCTCGAAACGCTGAGCAAGCGCGACCTCTACAGCCACAGCAAGCGCATGTGGAATCGCTGGACCAATCTCTACGCCCGTGAATTCCTCGACCGTTTCGACATGATGTTCGAAGCCAAGGACAAGAATCTCGCCACGTTGGACTATTACCGTGAGTACCTAGAGAGGCGCGCCGCCTAG